One Candidatus Devosia phytovorans genomic window carries:
- a CDS encoding MFS transporter, whose translation MTIAPQHRLYACFFLFALTTGALMARLPDIQAHLQVDKGQLGLTMIGMSIGSLISLTFGASIIERIGVRTTAFFTVLGPALFFATIPWLGFAPFVFGVLFLTGLLSGALEINLNVEIDRLEMHTGGRYMNRAHGFWSVGFFVTALFGAGIRQSGLSVEAHLGLVAVIVVVIGGFMISGIRPAPKPARMQGETGHQIAFPNWGLLPLCLIGFAAFLVEGAGIDWSAIYMDEIFSTEPFVSGMGLTLFAFFMALMRLTADPVVARFGPRHVSMVLLSLASVGVLMVGWAPEGMPGVALLGFALMGIGCSAVYPLAVSAAAQRTDRPAAVNVAALGQVSFVVFFMAPPLLGFVAEHLGIRNSYLICLPLLLAGLWASSFALGTRKVDDPHGLPPEPVPPHG comes from the coding sequence ATGACCATTGCGCCGCAACACCGTCTCTATGCCTGCTTTTTCCTCTTCGCGCTGACCACCGGCGCCCTGATGGCGCGCCTGCCTGACATTCAGGCCCACCTTCAGGTCGACAAGGGCCAGCTCGGCCTCACCATGATCGGCATGTCGATCGGCTCGCTGATCTCGCTGACATTTGGCGCGTCCATCATCGAGCGTATTGGCGTCCGCACCACGGCCTTCTTCACCGTGCTCGGCCCGGCACTGTTCTTTGCCACCATTCCCTGGTTGGGCTTTGCGCCCTTCGTCTTCGGCGTGCTCTTTTTGACCGGGCTGCTGTCCGGCGCGCTCGAAATTAATCTCAATGTCGAAATCGATCGCCTCGAAATGCATACAGGCGGTCGGTATATGAACCGCGCTCATGGCTTCTGGAGCGTCGGCTTCTTCGTCACCGCCCTGTTCGGCGCCGGCATCCGCCAGTCGGGCCTCTCGGTCGAGGCCCATCTGGGCCTTGTTGCCGTCATTGTGGTGGTGATCGGTGGCTTCATGATTTCCGGCATCCGGCCAGCACCAAAACCAGCGCGCATGCAAGGCGAGACCGGTCACCAGATCGCCTTCCCCAATTGGGGCCTCTTGCCGCTTTGCCTCATCGGCTTTGCCGCCTTCCTCGTCGAAGGCGCCGGCATCGATTGGTCGGCCATCTATATGGACGAGATCTTTTCGACCGAGCCTTTCGTCAGCGGCATGGGCCTGACGCTCTTTGCCTTCTTCATGGCTTTGATGCGCCTGACCGCCGATCCTGTCGTCGCCCGCTTTGGCCCGCGCCATGTTTCCATGGTGCTGCTGAGCCTTGCCAGCGTCGGCGTGTTGATGGTGGGCTGGGCGCCGGAGGGCATGCCGGGCGTGGCGCTACTCGGCTTTGCCTTGATGGGCATTGGCTGTTCGGCAGTTTACCCTCTGGCCGTATCCGCGGCCGCCCAGCGCACCGACCGGCCCGCTGCGGTCAATGTCGCGGCGCTCGGTCAGGTGAGTTTCGTGGTCTTCTTCATGGCCCCGCCGCTGCTCGGCTTCGTCGCTGAACATCTGGGCATCCGCAATTCCTATCTGATCTGCCTGCCGCTACTGCTGGCTGGGCTCTGGGCATCGAGCTTTGCCCTGGGCACGCGCAAGGTGGACGACCCACACGGCCTGCCCCCCGAACCGGTCCCGCCGCATGGCTGA
- a CDS encoding MFS transporter has translation MTFGLHLPPQMKVFGAFFVYSFCMGSLFPRLPAIQEAMGVGEGALGLALIGSAAGTLISLTFAGRFIEAIGYRRVLLTAIPLLSVLYATAAWAQGPLAFFLLLVPVGLTIGCIEIIINIEADRVEHAIGRRIMSRAHAFWSLGFFAAGMVGSFIAQTGLPPQYHLMIMTPVILVATLVILGRFQPAAHRTGSSSDETPHFARPTPTIMMLVSVCIAAMLMEGAGIDWSAIYMRNIFEATPFWAGIAVATVAGSQALARFFADGFVDRYSPVLVARVLIAVMGIGVLLVFFAPSIGFAWVAYLGFALIGIGSSALFPLAMSAAAQQTDRPAAINVAALAQFSFTAFLLGPPLLGYIGEHFGLHWIFGVGIPLVLLGLATTQVLAPRPVTKVVTP, from the coding sequence ATGACGTTTGGCCTCCACCTGCCGCCCCAGATGAAGGTCTTCGGGGCGTTCTTCGTATATTCCTTTTGCATGGGCAGTCTCTTCCCGCGCCTGCCTGCCATTCAGGAGGCGATGGGTGTCGGCGAGGGTGCTCTGGGGCTGGCGCTGATTGGCTCGGCCGCCGGCACGCTGATTTCACTGACTTTTGCGGGTCGCTTCATCGAAGCCATCGGCTATCGGCGCGTCTTGCTCACCGCCATTCCCTTGCTCTCGGTTCTCTACGCCACTGCCGCATGGGCGCAGGGTCCGCTTGCCTTCTTCCTGCTGCTGGTGCCGGTGGGCCTCACCATCGGCTGCATCGAGATCATCATCAATATTGAGGCCGATCGCGTCGAACATGCCATTGGCCGGCGCATCATGAGCCGCGCTCATGCCTTCTGGAGCCTTGGCTTTTTCGCTGCCGGCATGGTCGGCTCGTTCATCGCCCAGACCGGATTGCCACCGCAGTATCACCTGATGATCATGACCCCGGTCATTCTCGTCGCCACTCTTGTCATCCTCGGTCGCTTCCAGCCAGCTGCGCATCGCACAGGTTCGAGCAGTGATGAAACGCCCCACTTCGCCCGGCCAACCCCTACCATCATGATGCTGGTGAGCGTCTGCATCGCCGCCATGCTCATGGAGGGCGCCGGCATCGACTGGTCGGCCATCTATATGCGCAATATTTTCGAGGCGACGCCCTTCTGGGCCGGTATCGCCGTGGCGACCGTCGCCGGTTCGCAGGCGCTTGCCCGCTTCTTTGCCGATGGTTTCGTCGATCGCTACAGCCCGGTCCTCGTGGCTCGCGTGCTGATTGCCGTCATGGGCATTGGCGTTCTGCTGGTCTTCTTCGCGCCCTCGATCGGGTTCGCCTGGGTGGCCTATCTTGGCTTTGCACTGATCGGCATCGGCTCCTCGGCCCTCTTCCCCCTGGCCATGTCGGCGGCAGCCCAGCAGACCGACCGCCCGGCCGCCATCAATGTCGCCGCACTGGCGCAATTCTCCTTCACCGCCTTCCTGCTCGGCCCGCCGCTGCTGGGCTATATCGGTGAGCATTTCGGCCTGCACTGGATTTTCGGTGTCGGCATTCCACTGGTTCTGCTCGGCCTTGCGACCACCCAGGTCCTGGCGCCGCGTCCGGTCACCAAGGTTGTCACCCCATGA
- a CDS encoding sugar phosphate isomerase/epimerase codes for MSQRAISLNLATTRQVWGFKEAVDGCLKAGITAISPWRDQVAAVGLDEAARIVRDNKLQVTGLCRGGMFPAETAEGRQAQIDDNLRAIDEAAALNADCLVLVVGGLPGSSKDLPGARQMVSDGIAAMLPHARACGVKIAIEPLHPMYAADRACVNTIDQALDICEALGETVGVAVDVYHVWWDPNLAQAIARAGRMKRIFAHHICDWLVPTRDMLLDRGMMGDGVIDLPAIRQMIEDAGFFGPQEVEIFSQDNWWKRPGDEVLKVIKERVATVC; via the coding sequence ATGAGCCAACGTGCTATATCGCTGAATCTTGCCACCACGCGCCAGGTCTGGGGCTTCAAGGAAGCTGTCGACGGCTGCTTAAAGGCTGGCATTACGGCAATTTCTCCTTGGCGCGACCAGGTCGCTGCGGTCGGATTGGACGAAGCCGCCCGCATCGTCCGGGACAACAAGCTGCAGGTCACCGGCCTCTGCCGCGGCGGCATGTTTCCCGCCGAAACTGCCGAAGGCCGGCAGGCTCAGATCGACGACAACCTCCGCGCCATTGACGAGGCGGCCGCGCTCAATGCCGATTGCCTGGTGCTGGTTGTCGGCGGATTACCGGGCAGTTCCAAGGACTTGCCCGGTGCACGGCAGATGGTCAGCGACGGCATTGCCGCCATGCTGCCCCATGCCAGGGCCTGCGGCGTCAAGATCGCCATCGAGCCATTGCACCCCATGTATGCCGCCGACCGCGCCTGCGTAAACACGATCGACCAGGCCCTCGATATCTGCGAGGCACTTGGTGAAACGGTCGGCGTCGCCGTGGACGTCTACCATGTCTGGTGGGACCCCAATCTCGCGCAAGCCATTGCCCGCGCTGGAAGAATGAAGCGCATCTTCGCCCATCACATCTGCGACTGGCTGGTCCCGACCAGGGATATGCTGCTCGATCGCGGCATGATGGGCGATGGCGTCATCGACCTGCCGGCCATTCGGCAAATGATTGAAGACGCCGGCTTTTTCGGCCCACAGGAAGTGGAAATCTTTTCCCAGGACAATTGGTGGAAGCGTCCCGGCGACGAAGTGCTTAAGGTGATCAAGGAGCGGGTGGCGACGGTCTGCTGA
- a CDS encoding MmcB family DNA repair protein → MADSQRTELRPIVDLRQSATALRVQRGVMRLLRETYDMACYAEVTLRSGRRADVLGVGPKGEIWIVEIKSSLIDFQVDRKWHEYREFSDRFFFAKPPELEAEIFPESEGLIVADAHDGAILRDSPDTPMAPARRKALMLKLARLGADRIHVLMDPGPK, encoded by the coding sequence ATGGCTGACAGTCAGCGGACTGAACTGCGCCCGATCGTCGATCTCCGCCAATCAGCTACCGCCCTGCGCGTCCAGCGCGGGGTCATGCGGCTGTTGCGCGAGACCTATGACATGGCCTGCTATGCCGAAGTGACCCTGCGCTCCGGCCGCCGCGCTGATGTGCTGGGTGTCGGTCCCAAGGGCGAAATCTGGATCGTCGAGATCAAGTCGAGCCTGATCGATTTCCAGGTCGACCGGAAGTGGCACGAATATCGCGAATTTTCCGACCGCTTCTTCTTTGCCAAGCCACCCGAACTTGAAGCGGAAATTTTTCCCGAGAGCGAGGGCCTGATCGTCGCCGATGCGCATGATGGCGCCATCCTGCGCGACAGCCCCGATACGCCAATGGCGCCAGCCCGTCGCAAGGCGCTGATGCTCAAGCTGGCGCGGCTTGGTGCTGATCGCATTCACGTGCTCATGGACCCCGGCCCCAAGTGA
- a CDS encoding glutathione S-transferase has product MAYELYYWTGIQGRGEFIRLALEEASVAYEDVAREQGDVVIEALGEKLETPGFAPPFLRHGETVVGQVSTILFYLGDRLDLAPKDARLRLWTQQIQLTIADFVVEGHDAHHPLGAGAYYEEQKPEAVRRAKEFREQRVPKFLGWFETILERNPEGATHLVGARLSYADLSLFQVISSIDYAFPKLMARIGNDYPKLRALHDLVRSRPNIAAYLKSDRRLSNNEDDLFRHYPELDP; this is encoded by the coding sequence ATGGCTTATGAACTTTACTACTGGACCGGCATTCAGGGCCGGGGCGAATTCATTCGATTGGCACTGGAAGAGGCGAGCGTCGCCTATGAGGACGTCGCCCGTGAACAGGGCGACGTCGTGATCGAAGCGCTAGGTGAAAAATTGGAGACACCCGGTTTCGCGCCACCCTTCCTCAGGCATGGCGAGACCGTCGTCGGCCAGGTTTCGACAATTCTGTTCTATCTTGGAGATAGGCTTGATCTGGCGCCAAAGGATGCGCGGCTCAGGCTCTGGACGCAGCAAATCCAACTGACCATCGCCGACTTCGTCGTCGAGGGACATGACGCGCACCATCCTCTCGGCGCCGGCGCCTATTACGAAGAACAAAAGCCCGAGGCAGTACGGCGGGCGAAAGAGTTCCGCGAGCAGCGCGTCCCCAAATTCCTCGGCTGGTTCGAAACCATCCTCGAGCGCAATCCTGAAGGCGCCACACATCTGGTGGGTGCCAGGCTCAGTTATGCCGACCTGTCACTGTTCCAGGTGATTAGCAGCATCGACTATGCCTTCCCCAAACTGATGGCGCGGATCGGCAATGATTATCCCAAGCTGCGTGCCCTGCATGACCTTGTGCGGAGCCGGCCCAATATCGCCGCTTATCTCAAGAGCGATCGACGCCTGTCCAATAATGAGGATGACCTGTTCCGGCATTATCCGGAGCTTGATCCGTAG
- a CDS encoding dihydrofolate reductase family protein: MAQQVRAHIMLSLDGYGTGTDQSRERPFGTIDPRQFASWMFEDGENNRDEIAAVTDYGAFVMGRNMFAAPGSDVWEEAWTGWWGPNPPYHAPVFVLTHHEHAPLEMEGGTIFHFVTQGPEVALERAREAAGERNVSIAGGVTTLRHYLNAGVVDMLHLKLVPQLAGQGERLWDGLTAQLEPVGARATRFVTHLDYKVVKP; this comes from the coding sequence ATGGCTCAACAGGTACGCGCCCATATCATGCTGTCGCTGGATGGCTATGGCACCGGCACCGACCAGAGCCGGGAACGCCCCTTCGGCACGATCGACCCCAGGCAGTTTGCGAGCTGGATGTTCGAGGACGGCGAGAATAATCGCGATGAGATCGCGGCGGTCACCGACTACGGCGCCTTCGTCATGGGTCGCAACATGTTCGCAGCGCCCGGGTCCGACGTCTGGGAAGAGGCATGGACCGGCTGGTGGGGCCCCAATCCGCCCTATCACGCACCGGTCTTTGTGCTGACGCACCACGAGCATGCGCCACTGGAAATGGAAGGCGGCACGATCTTTCATTTCGTCACCCAAGGGCCGGAAGTGGCGCTTGAGCGCGCTCGGGAAGCAGCGGGCGAGCGCAATGTTTCCATAGCCGGCGGCGTCACCACCTTGCGCCACTATCTCAATGCCGGCGTGGTCGACATGCTGCATCTCAAGCTCGTGCCCCAGCTTGCCGGACAGGGCGAGAGGCTGTGGGATGGCCTGACGGCACAACTCGAACCCGTGGGTGCGCGTGCCACGCGCTTCGTCACCCATCTCGACTACAAAGTCGTCAAGCCTTAG
- a CDS encoding DUF4260 domain-containing protein, translated as MSTSSRLSDPILLQRLEGVAALGLGIAAYIWLGQSWGVFALLFLAPDLLMLGYLRSKSFGALTYNLGHTYAAPALLALLGLVTGPLAFGLAAIWTAHIGFDRMLGYGLKLGDFKSTHLGRMGKSAKA; from the coding sequence ATGAGCACATCATCTCGCCTGTCCGACCCGATCCTGCTGCAAAGGCTTGAAGGCGTCGCCGCTTTGGGCCTGGGCATCGCCGCCTATATCTGGCTTGGCCAGTCCTGGGGGGTGTTCGCGCTGCTCTTTCTGGCGCCGGATCTGCTGATGCTGGGCTATCTGCGCTCGAAGAGCTTTGGCGCGCTGACCTATAATCTTGGCCATACCTATGCTGCGCCGGCACTGCTGGCCCTGCTCGGCCTCGTCACCGGTCCATTGGCCTTCGGCCTTGCCGCCATCTGGACGGCGCATATTGGTTTCGACCGTATGCTCGGATATGGCTTGAAACTGGGCGATTTCAAATCCACCCACCTCGGCCGTATGGGCAAGTCGGCTAAGGCTTGA
- a CDS encoding TetR family transcriptional regulator C-terminal domain-containing protein produces MPPTKLKSAESPVTPKRQHKADAKAAAHAPAKVRPLTRIQREKQDIILEAALEVFSLHGFRGATIDQIAEVAGMSKPNLLYYFPRKEEIHRRLISELLVNWLAPLEEMDANGDPFPEIRSYIRRKLEMARDFPRESRLFANEMLQGAPRIIEMIEVDLKNLVDEKAKVLMGWMSEGKLARTDPYHLIFSIWATTQHYADFDVQVRAVLGPGRGGEGRFEDAARYLEQLFLFGLTPRK; encoded by the coding sequence ATGCCGCCCACAAAGCTGAAAAGTGCCGAAAGCCCCGTTACGCCCAAACGGCAGCACAAGGCTGATGCCAAGGCGGCAGCCCATGCGCCGGCCAAAGTGCGGCCATTGACGCGCATCCAGCGCGAAAAGCAGGACATCATCCTCGAAGCGGCGCTGGAAGTGTTTTCGCTGCACGGCTTTCGCGGCGCGACGATCGACCAGATCGCCGAGGTCGCGGGCATGAGCAAGCCCAACCTGCTTTACTATTTCCCGCGCAAGGAAGAGATCCACCGCCGGCTGATCTCCGAACTTCTGGTAAACTGGCTGGCGCCACTCGAGGAAATGGACGCCAATGGCGATCCTTTCCCGGAGATCCGCTCCTATATTCGCCGCAAGCTGGAAATGGCCCGCGACTTTCCCCGAGAAAGCCGGCTCTTTGCCAATGAAATGCTGCAGGGCGCACCGCGCATTATCGAAATGATCGAGGTCGATCTCAAAAATCTCGTCGATGAAAAGGCCAAGGTCCTGATGGGCTGGATGAGCGAGGGCAAGCTCGCGCGCACCGACCCCTATCACCTGATCTTTTCCATCTGGGCCACCACCCAGCACTATGCCGATTTCGACGTCCAGGTCCGCGCCGTGCTCGGGCCGGGACGCGGTGGCGAGGGACGTTTCGAGGACGCCGCGCGCTATCTCGAACAGCTCTTCCTCTTCGGCCTCACCCCGCGCAAATAG
- a CDS encoding MFS transporter, translating to MPIVRWRIIALFFVHALTVGAIHTRIPDIQLQIGLSEAQLGLVLIGQPLGGLSMFLFSSRIIERIGPRKVILVMLPFSAISAALVTVLLNPFAMFALLAINGLGFSLTNIAINVEADRIEAASGQRIMNTCHGVWSVGFLTTSLLGAALRGLDIAPAWHLWTLVPILGLLLWTVVVPMPATPPRPHAGENGKKLAWPTLATLGLVAFGMGAGLTEGSARAWSIIFLRDNFEVAAWIESLALPALLVTMALGRLVADRWIDRFGPVMVARVLASVAIAGMLLVVFSPNALAALAGFGLLGLGICVLYPLMLSAAARLGDRPASQNVAATTLIFQFVNLGAPVLIGAVAQGFGIRMAFALLIPLLLLTFVMASKLSRPSPPAP from the coding sequence ATGCCCATCGTCCGCTGGCGCATTATTGCGCTGTTCTTCGTCCATGCGCTGACCGTCGGCGCCATCCACACCCGCATCCCGGACATCCAGCTGCAGATCGGCCTCTCCGAGGCGCAACTGGGCCTGGTGCTGATTGGCCAGCCTTTGGGCGGGCTCAGCATGTTCCTGTTTTCCAGCCGCATCATCGAGCGCATCGGGCCGCGCAAGGTGATCCTGGTCATGCTACCCTTCTCGGCCATTTCCGCCGCGCTGGTGACGGTGCTGCTCAACCCCTTCGCCATGTTCGCCCTGCTGGCCATCAATGGACTGGGGTTCTCGCTGACCAATATCGCCATCAATGTCGAAGCCGATCGCATCGAGGCGGCATCGGGTCAGCGCATCATGAACACGTGCCACGGCGTCTGGAGCGTGGGTTTTCTCACCACTTCGCTGCTGGGCGCGGCGCTGCGCGGGCTCGACATAGCGCCGGCCTGGCACCTGTGGACGCTGGTGCCCATTTTAGGTCTGTTGCTCTGGACCGTCGTCGTGCCCATGCCAGCGACCCCGCCCCGACCGCATGCCGGCGAGAACGGCAAGAAACTGGCCTGGCCGACCCTGGCGACGCTCGGTCTGGTCGCTTTCGGCATGGGCGCCGGGCTGACCGAGGGTTCAGCGCGGGCCTGGTCGATCATCTTCCTGCGCGACAATTTCGAAGTGGCCGCCTGGATCGAGTCGCTGGCGCTGCCGGCGCTGCTGGTCACCATGGCGTTGGGGCGGCTGGTTGCGGACCGCTGGATCGATCGTTTCGGTCCGGTCATGGTGGCGCGGGTATTGGCCAGTGTCGCCATTGCCGGAATGCTGCTTGTGGTCTTTTCGCCCAACGCCCTCGCGGCTCTCGCCGGCTTTGGCCTGCTGGGTCTAGGCATCTGCGTGCTTTATCCGCTGATGCTCTCGGCGGCGGCACGGCTGGGCGATCGGCCGGCGAGCCAGAATGTGGCCGCGACGACGCTGATCTTTCAATTCGTCAATCTCGGCGCGCCGGTCTTGATCGGCGCGGTGGCGCAGGGCTTCGGCATTCGTATGGCCTTTGCCCTGCTTATCCCCCTGCTGCTGCTCACTTTCGTGATGGCCTCAAAGCTCAGCAGACCGTCGCCACCCGCTCCTTGA
- a CDS encoding septal ring lytic transglycosylase RlpA family protein, which translates to MIKKAVSAAIVAAALLSFSTAAYAQCGGASWYGPGFNGKRAASGEIFNENAMTAAHRSLPFGTKVTVTDQNTGNHVEVTINDRGPFHGKRIIDLSKAAANALGFRNRGVTSVCLAQS; encoded by the coding sequence TTGATTAAGAAAGCCGTATCCGCCGCCATTGTTGCTGCAGCCCTTCTGTCCTTCTCTACTGCAGCCTATGCCCAATGTGGCGGCGCTTCCTGGTATGGCCCTGGCTTCAATGGCAAGCGGGCTGCATCGGGAGAAATCTTCAACGAAAACGCCATGACGGCGGCGCATCGTTCCCTTCCCTTTGGCACCAAGGTCACTGTGACCGACCAGAATACCGGCAACCATGTCGAGGTGACCATCAATGACCGTGGCCCCTTCCACGGCAAGCGCATCATCGATCTGAGCAAGGCAGCAGCCAACGCCCTCGGCTTCCGCAATCGTGGCGTGACCTCGGTCTGCCTGGCCCAGAGCTGA
- a CDS encoding LysR family transcriptional regulator: MDFSWDDLRLFLDVARLGGLSAATETTKLSAATLGRRVAALERQVGEPLFHRSQTGYRLTQAGEDLLTRAEDVEAAMLSLRRWKEGASGGRIVRLSAGPWTSAFLSGQIGDIWTVADRFTLELVTANQKVDIGRRNADLGIRNQRPTEQWLAGRLIGKVAYGLYSGRELINGVEAGYFVGVVGEGSQTHSARWIQARHGDRIAIRGNDAMSVRELVAHGAGLSVFPCFVGDSDPRLIRIAPVIKELETDQWLVSHHEERHEPAVRAVGDRIAALMKRHAALFRGERPLHGD; the protein is encoded by the coding sequence ATGGACTTCAGCTGGGACGATCTGCGGCTCTTTCTCGATGTGGCGCGGCTGGGCGGACTGAGCGCCGCCACCGAGACCACGAAACTCAGTGCGGCAACGCTGGGCCGCCGCGTCGCCGCGCTTGAGCGGCAGGTCGGCGAACCGCTGTTTCACCGTAGCCAGACCGGATATCGCCTGACCCAGGCAGGCGAAGACCTGCTGACCCGTGCCGAGGATGTCGAAGCGGCCATGTTGTCGCTGCGCCGCTGGAAGGAAGGCGCGAGCGGTGGCCGCATCGTGCGCCTCTCAGCGGGCCCCTGGACCTCGGCTTTTCTCTCCGGCCAGATCGGCGACATCTGGACCGTGGCCGACAGATTTACCCTCGAACTGGTCACGGCCAACCAGAAGGTCGACATCGGCCGGCGCAATGCCGATCTGGGCATCCGCAACCAGCGGCCGACCGAGCAATGGCTGGCCGGGCGGCTCATCGGCAAGGTGGCCTATGGCCTCTATTCGGGTCGTGAACTGATCAACGGCGTCGAAGCCGGCTATTTCGTCGGCGTGGTTGGGGAGGGGAGCCAGACCCATTCGGCGCGCTGGATCCAGGCCCGCCATGGCGACCGCATCGCCATTCGCGGCAATGATGCGATGAGCGTCCGCGAACTGGTGGCCCATGGCGCGGGCCTGTCCGTCTTTCCCTGTTTCGTCGGCGACAGCGATCCGCGCCTGATCCGCATTGCCCCGGTGATCAAGGAGCTCGAGACCGATCAATGGCTGGTCAGCCATCACGAGGAGCGTCACGAACCCGCGGTGCGTGCGGTTGGGGATCGCATCGCCGCGCTGATGAAACGCCATGCCGCGCTCTTCCGAGGCGAGCGGCCGTTGCATGGCGACTAG
- a CDS encoding dihydrodipicolinate synthase family protein produces MASINLPNPDRSITPYTLTGEPIPFVKHKASDFNRIAYAAAHVVADPLASNDPWLTPAIDWATTLKFRHRLWDLGLGVAEAMDTAQRGMGLGWAEAQELIRRAQAEARTRDDALIAYGAGTDHLTPGPDVTIDDIIRAYEEQVGFVESQGGRVILMASRALAFAAKSPEDYAKVYGRILSQVRQPVVMHWLGEMFDPALAGYWGNDDHDKAMDVCLDVIAAHSEKVDGIKISLLSAEKEIAMRRRLPPSVKMYTGDDFNYAELIAGDEEGFSHALLGIFDAIAPAASAGLAALGKGNNNEFFDLLEPTVPLSRHIFAAPTRFYKTGVVFLAYLNGLQDHFQMIGGQQSTRSVQHLSELFRLADKARVLSDPQLAISRMKAVLDVNSVLTK; encoded by the coding sequence TGACCGGGGAGCCCATTCCCTTCGTCAAGCACAAGGCATCCGACTTCAACCGCATCGCCTATGCGGCCGCCCATGTGGTGGCCGACCCGCTTGCGAGCAATGATCCCTGGCTGACGCCGGCCATCGACTGGGCCACCACGCTCAAATTCCGTCATCGGCTATGGGATCTCGGTCTCGGCGTCGCCGAGGCGATGGATACGGCCCAGCGCGGCATGGGCCTGGGTTGGGCCGAGGCGCAGGAATTGATCCGCCGTGCCCAGGCCGAGGCCCGCACGCGCGACGATGCGCTGATCGCCTATGGCGCCGGCACCGACCATCTGACGCCCGGGCCGGATGTCACCATTGACGACATCATCCGTGCCTATGAAGAACAGGTCGGCTTCGTCGAGAGCCAGGGCGGCCGTGTCATCCTCATGGCTTCGCGCGCCCTCGCCTTTGCCGCCAAATCACCGGAAGATTACGCCAAGGTCTATGGGCGCATTCTCAGCCAGGTCAGACAGCCGGTGGTGATGCACTGGCTGGGCGAAATGTTCGATCCGGCGCTGGCCGGTTATTGGGGCAATGACGACCACGACAAGGCGATGGATGTCTGTCTCGACGTCATCGCCGCCCATTCTGAAAAGGTCGACGGCATCAAGATTTCCCTGCTCTCGGCGGAAAAGGAAATCGCCATGCGCCGGCGGCTGCCGCCTTCGGTCAAAATGTATACCGGTGACGACTTCAACTATGCCGAACTGATCGCCGGCGACGAGGAGGGCTTTTCGCATGCCCTGCTCGGCATTTTCGACGCCATCGCCCCGGCCGCCTCGGCAGGTCTCGCCGCACTGGGCAAGGGCAACAATAACGAGTTCTTCGATCTGCTCGAACCGACCGTGCCGCTGAGCCGGCATATCTTTGCCGCGCCCACCCGCTTCTACAAGACCGGCGTGGTCTTCCTCGCCTATCTCAACGGGCTGCAGGACCACTTCCAGATGATCGGAGGGCAGCAGTCGACCCGTTCGGTTCAGCATCTGAGCGAGCTGTTCCGCCTCGCTGACAAGGCGCGAGTCCTAAGTGACCCTCAGCTCGCCATTTCGCGCATGAAGGCGGTTCTCGATGTTAACAGTGTGCTAACCAAATGA